Proteins from one Mus caroli chromosome 3, CAROLI_EIJ_v1.1, whole genome shotgun sequence genomic window:
- the Ubqln4 gene encoding ubiquilin-4 isoform X1 translates to MAEPSGAETRPQIRVTVKTPKDKEEIVICDQASVKEFKEEISRRFKAQQDQLVLIFAGKILKDGDTLSQHGIKDGLTVHLVIKTPQKAQDPVTAAASPPSTPDSASAPSTTPASPAAAPVQPCSSGNTTSDAGSGGGPSPVAAEGPSSATASILSGFGGILGLGSLGLGSANFMELQQQMQRQLMSNPEMLSQIMENPLVQDMMSNPDLMRHMIMANPQMQQLMERNPEISHMLNNPELMRQTMELARNPAMMQEMMRNQDRALSNLESVPGGYNALRRMYTDIQEPMFTAAREQFGNNPFSSLAGNSDNSSSQPLRTENREPLPNPWSPSPPTSQAPGSGGEGTGGSGTSQVHPTVSNPFGINAASLGSGMFNSPEMQALLQQISENPQLMQNVISAPYMRTMMQTLAQNPDFAAQMMVNVPLFAGNPQLQEQLRLQLPVFLQQMQNPESLSILTNPRAMQALLQIQQGLQTLQTEAPGLVPSLGSFGTPRTSVPLAGSNSGSSAEAPTSSPGMPATSPPSAGSNAQQQLMQQMIQLLSGSGNSQSCLFQVPMPEVRFQQQLEQLNSMGFINREANLQALIATGGDINAAIERLLGSQLS, encoded by the exons ATGGCGGAGCCGAGTGGGGCTGAGACGAGGCCCCAGATTCGGGTCACCGTCAAGACCCCCAAGGACAAGGAGGAGATCGTGATCTGCGATCAAGCCTCGGTCAAGGAG TTCAAGGAGGAGATCTCCCGGAGGTTTAAGGCTCAGCAGGATCAGCTGGTCCTGATCTTCGCAGGCAAGATCCTCAAGGACGGGGACACCCTGAGCCAGCACGGCATCAAGGACGGGCTCACAGTCCACCTAGTCATCAAAACCCCTCAGAA GGCTCAAGATCCAGtgactgctgctgcttctcctccatctactcctgactctgcctctgcaCCCTCCACCACGCCTGCCTCACCTGCCGCCGCCCCTGTCCAGCCCTGCAGCTCTGGCAATACAACTTCAGATGCTGGCAGTGGAGGGGGGCCCTCTCCAGTGGCTGCAGAGGGGCCCTCAAGTGCTACTGCATCGATCCTCT CTGGCTTCGGAGGCATCCTGGGCCTGGGCAGCCTGGGCCTGGGCTCCGCCAACTTTATGGAGCTGCagcaacagatgcagagacagctCATGTCCAATCCTGAGATGCTGTCGCAGATCATGGAGAACCCCTTGGTCCAGGATATGATGTCAAACCCCGATCTGATGCGCCACATGATCATGGCTAATCCCCAGATGCAGCAGCTGATGGAAAGGAACCCCGAGATCAGCCACATGCTCAACAACCCAGAGCTCAtgaggcag ACAATGGAGCTTGCTCGTAACCCAGCCATGATGCAAGAAATGATGCGGAACCAGGACCGGGCCCTCAGCAACCTGGAAAGTGTCCCGGGAGGGTATAATGCCCTCCGCCGCATGTACACGGACATCCAGGAgcccatgttcactgctgctcggGAACAG ttTGGCAACAATCCCTTCTCTTCCCTGGCCGGGAACTCCGACAACTCATCCTCCCAACCTCTTCGGACTGAGAATCGAGAGCCCCTCCCTAACCCCTGGAGCCCCTCGCCCCCCACCTCCCAGGCCCCCGGGTCCGGTGGGGAGGGCACCGGAGGATCGGGGACCAGCCAGGTGCACCCGACAGTCTCGAACCCCTTTGGGATCAATGCGGCTAGCCTGGGGTCAG GGATGTTCAACAGCCCAGAAATGCAGGCGCTCCTCCAGCAGATTTCTGAAAACCCCCAGCTGATGCAGAATGTCATCTCAGCCCCTTACATGCGCACCATGATGCAGACGCTTGCCCAGAACCCTGACTTTGCTGCTCAG ATGATGGTGAATGTGCCGCTGTTCGCAGGGAATCCACAGCTTCAGGAGCAGCTCCGCCTGCAGCTCCCCGTGTTTCTGCAGCAG ATGCAAAACCCAGAGTCTCTCTCCATCCTCACCAATCCCCGGGCCATGCAGGCCTTGCTGCAGATCCAGCAGGGACTGCAGACCCTCCAGACTGAAGCCCCTGGGCTGGTACCCAG CCTTGGCTCCTTTGGGACACCCCGGACCTCGGTACCTCTGGCAGGCAGCAACTCTGGATCTTCGGCAGAGGCCCCCACTTCTTCCCCGGGCATGCCAGCCACATCTCCTCCCAGTGCGGGTTCCAATGCCCAGCAACAACTCATGCAGCAGATGATCCAACTTTTGTCCGGAAGTGGGAACTCACAG TCCTGCCTCTTCCAGGTGCCGATGCCAGAAGTGAGATTTCAACAGCAGCTGGAACAACTCAATTCCATGGGCTTTATTAACCGTGAGGCCAACCTACAGGCCCTGATCGCCACAGGAGGGGACATCAATGCCGCTATTGAGAGACTCCTGGGCTCCCAGCTCTCCTGa
- the Ubqln4 gene encoding ubiquilin-4 isoform X2, with product MAEPSGAETRPQIRVTVKTPKDKEEIVICDQASVKEFKEEISRRFKAQQDQLVLIFAGKILKDGDTLSQHGIKDGLTVHLVIKTPQKAQDPVTAAASPPSTPDSASAPSTTPASPAAAPVQPCSSGNTTSDAGSGGGPSPVAAEGPSSATASILSGFGGILGLGSLGLGSANFMELQQQMQRQLMSNPEMLSQIMENPLVQDMMSNPDLMRHMIMANPQMQQLMERNPEISHMLNNPELMRQTMELARNPAMMQEMMRNQDRALSNLESVPGGYNALRRMYTDIQEPMFTAAREQFGNNPFSSLAGNSDNSSSQPLRTENREPLPNPWSPSPPTSQAPGSGGEGTGGSGTSQVHPTVSNPFGINAASLGSGMFNSPEMQALLQQISENPQLMQNVISAPYMRTMMQTLAQNPDFAAQMMVNVPLFAGNPQLQEQLRLQLPVFLQQMQNPESLSILTNPRAMQALLQIQQGLQTLQTEAPGLVPSLGSFGTPRTSVPLAGSNSGSSAEAPTSSPGMPATSPPSAGSNAQQQLMQQMIQLLSGSGNSQVPMPEVRFQQQLEQLNSMGFINREANLQALIATGGDINAAIERLLGSQLS from the exons ATGGCGGAGCCGAGTGGGGCTGAGACGAGGCCCCAGATTCGGGTCACCGTCAAGACCCCCAAGGACAAGGAGGAGATCGTGATCTGCGATCAAGCCTCGGTCAAGGAG TTCAAGGAGGAGATCTCCCGGAGGTTTAAGGCTCAGCAGGATCAGCTGGTCCTGATCTTCGCAGGCAAGATCCTCAAGGACGGGGACACCCTGAGCCAGCACGGCATCAAGGACGGGCTCACAGTCCACCTAGTCATCAAAACCCCTCAGAA GGCTCAAGATCCAGtgactgctgctgcttctcctccatctactcctgactctgcctctgcaCCCTCCACCACGCCTGCCTCACCTGCCGCCGCCCCTGTCCAGCCCTGCAGCTCTGGCAATACAACTTCAGATGCTGGCAGTGGAGGGGGGCCCTCTCCAGTGGCTGCAGAGGGGCCCTCAAGTGCTACTGCATCGATCCTCT CTGGCTTCGGAGGCATCCTGGGCCTGGGCAGCCTGGGCCTGGGCTCCGCCAACTTTATGGAGCTGCagcaacagatgcagagacagctCATGTCCAATCCTGAGATGCTGTCGCAGATCATGGAGAACCCCTTGGTCCAGGATATGATGTCAAACCCCGATCTGATGCGCCACATGATCATGGCTAATCCCCAGATGCAGCAGCTGATGGAAAGGAACCCCGAGATCAGCCACATGCTCAACAACCCAGAGCTCAtgaggcag ACAATGGAGCTTGCTCGTAACCCAGCCATGATGCAAGAAATGATGCGGAACCAGGACCGGGCCCTCAGCAACCTGGAAAGTGTCCCGGGAGGGTATAATGCCCTCCGCCGCATGTACACGGACATCCAGGAgcccatgttcactgctgctcggGAACAG ttTGGCAACAATCCCTTCTCTTCCCTGGCCGGGAACTCCGACAACTCATCCTCCCAACCTCTTCGGACTGAGAATCGAGAGCCCCTCCCTAACCCCTGGAGCCCCTCGCCCCCCACCTCCCAGGCCCCCGGGTCCGGTGGGGAGGGCACCGGAGGATCGGGGACCAGCCAGGTGCACCCGACAGTCTCGAACCCCTTTGGGATCAATGCGGCTAGCCTGGGGTCAG GGATGTTCAACAGCCCAGAAATGCAGGCGCTCCTCCAGCAGATTTCTGAAAACCCCCAGCTGATGCAGAATGTCATCTCAGCCCCTTACATGCGCACCATGATGCAGACGCTTGCCCAGAACCCTGACTTTGCTGCTCAG ATGATGGTGAATGTGCCGCTGTTCGCAGGGAATCCACAGCTTCAGGAGCAGCTCCGCCTGCAGCTCCCCGTGTTTCTGCAGCAG ATGCAAAACCCAGAGTCTCTCTCCATCCTCACCAATCCCCGGGCCATGCAGGCCTTGCTGCAGATCCAGCAGGGACTGCAGACCCTCCAGACTGAAGCCCCTGGGCTGGTACCCAG CCTTGGCTCCTTTGGGACACCCCGGACCTCGGTACCTCTGGCAGGCAGCAACTCTGGATCTTCGGCAGAGGCCCCCACTTCTTCCCCGGGCATGCCAGCCACATCTCCTCCCAGTGCGGGTTCCAATGCCCAGCAACAACTCATGCAGCAGATGATCCAACTTTTGTCCGGAAGTGGGAACTCACAG GTGCCGATGCCAGAAGTGAGATTTCAACAGCAGCTGGAACAACTCAATTCCATGGGCTTTATTAACCGTGAGGCCAACCTACAGGCCCTGATCGCCACAGGAGGGGACATCAATGCCGCTATTGAGAGACTCCTGGGCTCCCAGCTCTCCTGa